In Eulemur rufifrons isolate Redbay unplaced genomic scaffold, OSU_ERuf_1 scaffold_84, whole genome shotgun sequence, a single genomic region encodes these proteins:
- the ACAP3 gene encoding arf-GAP with coiled-coil, ANK repeat and PH domain-containing protein 3 isoform X7 — protein MTVEFEECVKDSPRFRATIDEVEADVGEVEAKLDKLVKLCSGMIEAGKAYVSTNRLFVSGVRDLSQQCQGDTVISECLQRFGDSLQEVVNYHMILFDQAQRSVRQQLHNFVKEDVRKFKETKKQFDKVREDMELSLVRNAQAPRHRPHEVEEAAGALSLTRKCFRHLALDYVLQINVLQAKKKFEILDSMLSFMHAQYSFFQQGYSLLHQLDPYMKKLAAELDQLVVDSAVEKREMERKHAAIQQRDFYDEAKVEFDVDAPSGVVMEGYLFKRASNAFKTWNRRWFSIQNSQLVYQKKLKDALTVVVDDLRLCSVKPCEDIERRFCFEVVSPTKSCMLQADSEKLRQAWVQAVQASIASAYRESPDSCYSERLDRTASPSTSSIDSATDSRERGGKGESVLQRVQSVAGNSQCGDCGQPDPRWASINLGVLLCIECSGIHRSLGVHCSKVRSLTLDSWEPELLKLMCELGNSTVNQIYEARCEGVGSRKPTASSPRQDKEAWIKDKYVERKFLQKPPTAPAREAPRRWRAQKCQRPHSSPRAPTALRKARLEPVLPCLAALSSAGTLDRRFRRDSLFCPDELDSLFSYFDAGAAGAGPRSLSSDSGLGGSSDGSSDVLAFGAGSVVDSVREEEGAESEESSGEVDAETEAEAWGLADVRELHPGLLAHRAARTGDLPALVAALAHGAEVNWVDSEEEGRTPLVQAVLGGSLIACEFLLQNGADVNQRDSRGRAPLHHATLLGRTGQVCLLLKRGADQHALDRERQDPLAIAVQAANADIVTLLRLARMAEEMREAEAPPGQPGPLAGSSPTELQYRRCIQEFISLHLEES, from the exons GGCAACCATCGATGAGGTGGAAGCGGATGTGGGGGAAGTCGAGGCCAAGCTGGACAAG CTGGTCAAGctgtgcagtggcatgatcgaGGCTGGCAAGGCCTACGTCAGCACCAACAGGCTCTTCGTGAGTGGCGTCCGCGACCTGTCCCAGCAGTGCCAAGGCGACACTGTCATCTCG GAATGCCTGCAGAGGTTTGGAGACAGCCTGCAGGAGGTGGTCAACTACCACATG atCCTGTTCGACCAGGCCCAGAGGTCCGTGCGGCAGCAGCTCCACAACTTTGTCAAAGA GGATGTGCGGAAGTTCAAGGAGACAAAGAAGCAGTTCGACAAGGTGCGGGAGGACATGGAGCTGTCCCTGGTGCGGAACGCGCAGGCCCCGAGGCACCGGCCCCACGAGGTGGAGGAGGCCGCGGGCGCCCTCAGCCTCACCCGGAAGTGCTTCCGCCACCTGGCCCTGGACTACGTGCTCCAG ATCAACGTTCTTCAAGCCAAGAAGAAGTTTGAGATCCTGGACTCT ATGCTGTCCTTCATGCACGCCCAGTACAGCTTCTTCCAGCAGGGCTACAGCCTCCTGCACCAGCTGGACCCCTACATGAAGAAGCTGGCGGCTGAG CTGGACCAGCTGGTGGTCGACTCGGCGGTGGAGAAGCGCGAGATGGAACGCAAGCATGCCGCCATCCAGCAGCGG GACTTCTACGATGAGGCCAAGGTGGAGTTTGACGTGGACGCGCCCAGCGGCGTGGTGATGGAGGGCTACCTCTTCAAGAGGGCCAGCAACGCCTTCAAGACGTGGAATCG gcGCTGGTTCTCCATTCAGAACAGCCAGCTGGTCTACCAGAAGAAGCTCAAG GACGCGCTGACCGTGGTGGTGGACGACCTCCGCCTGTGCTCTGTCAAGCCGTGCGAGGACATCGAGAGGAGGTTCTGCTTCGAGGTCGTGTCTCCAACCAA gagcTGCATGCTGCAGGCCGACTCGGAGAAGCTGCGGCAGGCCTGGGTGCAGGCCGTGCAGGCCAGCATCGCCTCTGCCTACCGCGAGAGCCCGGACAGCTGCTACAGCGAG agGCTGGACCGCACAGCTTCCCCGTCCACAAGCAGCATCGACTCGGCCACGGACTCTCGGGAGCGCGGCGGCAAGGGTGAGAGCGTGCTGCAGCGCGTGCAGAGCGTGGCCGGCAACAGCCAGTGTGGCGACTGCGGCCAGCCGGACCCCCGCTGGGCCAGCATCAACCTGGGCGTGCTGCTGTGCATCGAGTGCTCAGGCATCCACAG GAGCCTGGGCGTCCACTGCTCCAAGGTGCGGTCCCTGACGCTGGACTCCTGGGAGCCAGAGCTGCTGAAG CTGATGTGTGAGCTTGGAAACAGCACCGTGAACCAGATCTACGAGGCCCGGTGTGAGGGTGTGGGCAGCAGGAAGCCCACGGCCAGCAGCCCCAG GCAGGACAAGGAGGCCTGGATCAAGGACAAATACGTGGAGAGGAAGTTCCTGCAGAAGCCGCCCACCGCACCAGCCCGAGAGGCCCCGAGGCGCTGGCGGGCGCAGAAGTGCCAACGCCCCCACAGCTCCCCCCGCGCCCCCACTGCCCTCCGCAAGGCCCGTCTGGAGCCCGTCCTGCCCTGCCTCGCGGCCCTGTCCTCAG CAGGCACCCTGGACCGCAGGTTCCGCCGGGACTCCCTCTTCTGCCCAGACGAGCTGGACTCCCTCTTCTCCTACTTCGATGCCGGGGCTGCCGGGGCTGGTCCGCGAA GTCTGAGCAGCGACAGTGGTCTGGGCGGCAGCTCAGACGGCAGCTCGGACGTCCTGGCCTTCGGCGCGGGCTCCGTGGTGGACAGCGTCAGGGAGGAGG AGGGCGCGGAGTCTGAGGAGTCCAGCGGCGAGGTGGATGCGGAGACTGAGGCTGAGGCCTGGGGCCTGGCGGACGTGCGCGAGCTGCACCCGGGGCTACTGGCGCACCGTGCGGCGCGGACCGGAGACCTCCCCGCGCTGGTCGCGGCGCTGGCCCATGGGGCCGAGGTCAACTGGGTCGACTcggaggaggagggcaggacgCCGCTGGTGCAGGCCGTGCTGGGG GGCTCCTTGATCGCCTGTGAGTTTCTCCTGCAAAACGGAGCGGACGTGAACCAAAGAGACAGCCGGGGCCGGGCGCCCCTGCACCACGCCACGCTGCTGGGCCGCACCGG CCAGGTCTGCCTGCTGCTGAAGCGGGGGGCCGACCAGCACGCCCTGGACCGGGAGCGGCAGGACCCGCTGGCCATCGCCGTGCAGGCGGCCAACGCCGACATCGTCACGCT GCTCCGCCTGGCGCGCATGGCGGAGGAGATGCGGGAGGCCGAGGCGCCGCCGGGTCAGCCGGGCCCCCTGGCAGGTAGCAGCCCCACGGAGCTCCAGTACCGCAGGTGCATCCAGGAGTTCATCAGCCTCCACCTGGAGGAGAGCTAG
- the ACAP3 gene encoding arf-GAP with coiled-coil, ANK repeat and PH domain-containing protein 3 isoform X6: MTVEFEECVKDSPRFRATIDEVEADVGEVEAKLDKLVKLCSGMIEAGKAYVSTNRLFVSGVRDLSQQCQGDTVISECLQRFGDSLQEVVNYHMILFDQAQRSVRQQLHNFVKEDVRKFKETKKQFDKVREDMELSLVRNAQAPRHRPHEVEEAAGALSLTRKCFRHLALDYVLQINVLQAKKKFEILDSMLSFMHAQYSFFQQGYSLLHQLDPYMKKLAAELDQLVVDSAVEKREMERKHAAIQQRTLLQDFYDEAKVEFDVDAPSGVVMEGYLFKRASNAFKTWNRRWFSIQNSQLVYQKKLKDALTVVVDDLRLCSVKPCEDIERRFCFEVVSPTKSCMLQADSEKLRQAWVQAVQASIASAYRESPDSCYSERLDRTASPSTSSIDSATDSRERGGKGESVLQRVQSVAGNSQCGDCGQPDPRWASINLGVLLCIECSGIHRSLGVHCSKVRSLTLDSWEPELLKLMCELGNSTVNQIYEARCEGVGSRKPTASSPRQDKEAWIKDKYVERKFLQKPPTAPAREAPRRWRAQKCQRPHSSPRAPTALRKARLEPVLPCLAALSSGTLDRRFRRDSLFCPDELDSLFSYFDAGAAGAGPRSLSSDSGLGGSSDGSSDVLAFGAGSVVDSVREEEGAESEESSGEVDAETEAEAWGLADVRELHPGLLAHRAARTGDLPALVAALAHGAEVNWVDSEEEGRTPLVQAVLGGSLIACEFLLQNGADVNQRDSRGRAPLHHATLLGRTGQVCLLLKRGADQHALDRERQDPLAIAVQAANADIVTLLRLARMAEEMREAEAPPGQPGPLAGSSPTELQYRRCIQEFISLHLEES; the protein is encoded by the exons GGCAACCATCGATGAGGTGGAAGCGGATGTGGGGGAAGTCGAGGCCAAGCTGGACAAG CTGGTCAAGctgtgcagtggcatgatcgaGGCTGGCAAGGCCTACGTCAGCACCAACAGGCTCTTCGTGAGTGGCGTCCGCGACCTGTCCCAGCAGTGCCAAGGCGACACTGTCATCTCG GAATGCCTGCAGAGGTTTGGAGACAGCCTGCAGGAGGTGGTCAACTACCACATG atCCTGTTCGACCAGGCCCAGAGGTCCGTGCGGCAGCAGCTCCACAACTTTGTCAAAGA GGATGTGCGGAAGTTCAAGGAGACAAAGAAGCAGTTCGACAAGGTGCGGGAGGACATGGAGCTGTCCCTGGTGCGGAACGCGCAGGCCCCGAGGCACCGGCCCCACGAGGTGGAGGAGGCCGCGGGCGCCCTCAGCCTCACCCGGAAGTGCTTCCGCCACCTGGCCCTGGACTACGTGCTCCAG ATCAACGTTCTTCAAGCCAAGAAGAAGTTTGAGATCCTGGACTCT ATGCTGTCCTTCATGCACGCCCAGTACAGCTTCTTCCAGCAGGGCTACAGCCTCCTGCACCAGCTGGACCCCTACATGAAGAAGCTGGCGGCTGAG CTGGACCAGCTGGTGGTCGACTCGGCGGTGGAGAAGCGCGAGATGGAACGCAAGCATGCCGCCATCCAGCAGCGG ACGCTGCTGCAG GACTTCTACGATGAGGCCAAGGTGGAGTTTGACGTGGACGCGCCCAGCGGCGTGGTGATGGAGGGCTACCTCTTCAAGAGGGCCAGCAACGCCTTCAAGACGTGGAATCG gcGCTGGTTCTCCATTCAGAACAGCCAGCTGGTCTACCAGAAGAAGCTCAAG GACGCGCTGACCGTGGTGGTGGACGACCTCCGCCTGTGCTCTGTCAAGCCGTGCGAGGACATCGAGAGGAGGTTCTGCTTCGAGGTCGTGTCTCCAACCAA gagcTGCATGCTGCAGGCCGACTCGGAGAAGCTGCGGCAGGCCTGGGTGCAGGCCGTGCAGGCCAGCATCGCCTCTGCCTACCGCGAGAGCCCGGACAGCTGCTACAGCGAG agGCTGGACCGCACAGCTTCCCCGTCCACAAGCAGCATCGACTCGGCCACGGACTCTCGGGAGCGCGGCGGCAAGGGTGAGAGCGTGCTGCAGCGCGTGCAGAGCGTGGCCGGCAACAGCCAGTGTGGCGACTGCGGCCAGCCGGACCCCCGCTGGGCCAGCATCAACCTGGGCGTGCTGCTGTGCATCGAGTGCTCAGGCATCCACAG GAGCCTGGGCGTCCACTGCTCCAAGGTGCGGTCCCTGACGCTGGACTCCTGGGAGCCAGAGCTGCTGAAG CTGATGTGTGAGCTTGGAAACAGCACCGTGAACCAGATCTACGAGGCCCGGTGTGAGGGTGTGGGCAGCAGGAAGCCCACGGCCAGCAGCCCCAG GCAGGACAAGGAGGCCTGGATCAAGGACAAATACGTGGAGAGGAAGTTCCTGCAGAAGCCGCCCACCGCACCAGCCCGAGAGGCCCCGAGGCGCTGGCGGGCGCAGAAGTGCCAACGCCCCCACAGCTCCCCCCGCGCCCCCACTGCCCTCCGCAAGGCCCGTCTGGAGCCCGTCCTGCCCTGCCTCGCGGCCCTGTCCTCAG GCACCCTGGACCGCAGGTTCCGCCGGGACTCCCTCTTCTGCCCAGACGAGCTGGACTCCCTCTTCTCCTACTTCGATGCCGGGGCTGCCGGGGCTGGTCCGCGAA GTCTGAGCAGCGACAGTGGTCTGGGCGGCAGCTCAGACGGCAGCTCGGACGTCCTGGCCTTCGGCGCGGGCTCCGTGGTGGACAGCGTCAGGGAGGAGG AGGGCGCGGAGTCTGAGGAGTCCAGCGGCGAGGTGGATGCGGAGACTGAGGCTGAGGCCTGGGGCCTGGCGGACGTGCGCGAGCTGCACCCGGGGCTACTGGCGCACCGTGCGGCGCGGACCGGAGACCTCCCCGCGCTGGTCGCGGCGCTGGCCCATGGGGCCGAGGTCAACTGGGTCGACTcggaggaggagggcaggacgCCGCTGGTGCAGGCCGTGCTGGGG GGCTCCTTGATCGCCTGTGAGTTTCTCCTGCAAAACGGAGCGGACGTGAACCAAAGAGACAGCCGGGGCCGGGCGCCCCTGCACCACGCCACGCTGCTGGGCCGCACCGG CCAGGTCTGCCTGCTGCTGAAGCGGGGGGCCGACCAGCACGCCCTGGACCGGGAGCGGCAGGACCCGCTGGCCATCGCCGTGCAGGCGGCCAACGCCGACATCGTCACGCT GCTCCGCCTGGCGCGCATGGCGGAGGAGATGCGGGAGGCCGAGGCGCCGCCGGGTCAGCCGGGCCCCCTGGCAGGTAGCAGCCCCACGGAGCTCCAGTACCGCAGGTGCATCCAGGAGTTCATCAGCCTCCACCTGGAGGAGAGCTAG
- the ACAP3 gene encoding arf-GAP with coiled-coil, ANK repeat and PH domain-containing protein 3 isoform X4, whose amino-acid sequence MTVEFEECVKDSPRFRATIDEVEADVGEVEAKLDKLVKLCSGMIEAGKAYVSTNRLFVSGVRDLSQQCQGDTVISECLQRFGDSLQEVVNYHMILFDQAQRSVRQQLHNFVKEDVRKFKETKKQFDKVREDMELSLVRNAQAPRHRPHEVEEAAGALSLTRKCFRHLALDYVLQVGSQARRGWGAVGAKAWALAVRAGGLQQGENCSLAHCGARCPQAGEDWVPPEGEAGVVRAAEDPRARSWATGSPSGAWGCSLGLPWPHPLAPLLQINVLQAKKKFEILDSMLSFMHAQYSFFQQGYSLLHQLDPYMKKLAAELDQLVVDSAVEKREMERKHAAIQQRDFYDEAKVEFDVDAPSGVVMEGYLFKRASNAFKTWNRRWFSIQNSQLVYQKKLKDALTVVVDDLRLCSVKPCEDIERRFCFEVVSPTKSCMLQADSEKLRQAWVQAVQASIASAYRESPDSCYSERLDRTASPSTSSIDSATDSRERGGKGESVLQRVQSVAGNSQCGDCGQPDPRWASINLGVLLCIECSGIHRSLGVHCSKVRSLTLDSWEPELLKLMCELGNSTVNQIYEARCEGVGSRKPTASSPRQDKEAWIKDKYVERKFLQKPPTAPAREAPRRWRAQKCQRPHSSPRAPTALRKARLEPVLPCLAALSSAGTLDRRFRRDSLFCPDELDSLFSYFDAGAAGAGPRSLSSDSGLGGSSDGSSDVLAFGAGSVVDSVREEEGAESEESSGEVDAETEAEAWGLADVRELHPGLLAHRAARTGDLPALVAALAHGAEVNWVDSEEEGRTPLVQAVLGGSLIACEFLLQNGADVNQRDSRGRAPLHHATLLGRTGSACC is encoded by the exons GGCAACCATCGATGAGGTGGAAGCGGATGTGGGGGAAGTCGAGGCCAAGCTGGACAAG CTGGTCAAGctgtgcagtggcatgatcgaGGCTGGCAAGGCCTACGTCAGCACCAACAGGCTCTTCGTGAGTGGCGTCCGCGACCTGTCCCAGCAGTGCCAAGGCGACACTGTCATCTCG GAATGCCTGCAGAGGTTTGGAGACAGCCTGCAGGAGGTGGTCAACTACCACATG atCCTGTTCGACCAGGCCCAGAGGTCCGTGCGGCAGCAGCTCCACAACTTTGTCAAAGA GGATGTGCGGAAGTTCAAGGAGACAAAGAAGCAGTTCGACAAGGTGCGGGAGGACATGGAGCTGTCCCTGGTGCGGAACGCGCAGGCCCCGAGGCACCGGCCCCACGAGGTGGAGGAGGCCGCGGGCGCCCTCAGCCTCACCCGGAAGTGCTTCCGCCACCTGGCCCTGGACTACGTGCTCCAGGTGGGCTCCCAGGcaaggcgggggtggggagccGTAGGGGCCAAGGCCTGGGCTCTCGCAGTGAGGGCCGGGGGTCTCCAGCAGGGTGAAAACTGCAGCCTTGCCCACTGTGGGGCCCGATGTCCGCAGGCGGGGGAGGACTGGGTTCCCCCGGAGGGCGAGGCTGGCGTGGTGCGGGCAGCTGAAGACCCCCGGGCAAGGTCTTGGGCCACAGGCAGTCCAAGTGGAGCCTGGGGGTGCAGCCTCGGGCTGCCTTGGCCACACCCGCTGGCTCCTCTTCTGCAGATCAACGTTCTTCAAGCCAAGAAGAAGTTTGAGATCCTGGACTCT ATGCTGTCCTTCATGCACGCCCAGTACAGCTTCTTCCAGCAGGGCTACAGCCTCCTGCACCAGCTGGACCCCTACATGAAGAAGCTGGCGGCTGAG CTGGACCAGCTGGTGGTCGACTCGGCGGTGGAGAAGCGCGAGATGGAACGCAAGCATGCCGCCATCCAGCAGCGG GACTTCTACGATGAGGCCAAGGTGGAGTTTGACGTGGACGCGCCCAGCGGCGTGGTGATGGAGGGCTACCTCTTCAAGAGGGCCAGCAACGCCTTCAAGACGTGGAATCG gcGCTGGTTCTCCATTCAGAACAGCCAGCTGGTCTACCAGAAGAAGCTCAAG GACGCGCTGACCGTGGTGGTGGACGACCTCCGCCTGTGCTCTGTCAAGCCGTGCGAGGACATCGAGAGGAGGTTCTGCTTCGAGGTCGTGTCTCCAACCAA gagcTGCATGCTGCAGGCCGACTCGGAGAAGCTGCGGCAGGCCTGGGTGCAGGCCGTGCAGGCCAGCATCGCCTCTGCCTACCGCGAGAGCCCGGACAGCTGCTACAGCGAG agGCTGGACCGCACAGCTTCCCCGTCCACAAGCAGCATCGACTCGGCCACGGACTCTCGGGAGCGCGGCGGCAAGGGTGAGAGCGTGCTGCAGCGCGTGCAGAGCGTGGCCGGCAACAGCCAGTGTGGCGACTGCGGCCAGCCGGACCCCCGCTGGGCCAGCATCAACCTGGGCGTGCTGCTGTGCATCGAGTGCTCAGGCATCCACAG GAGCCTGGGCGTCCACTGCTCCAAGGTGCGGTCCCTGACGCTGGACTCCTGGGAGCCAGAGCTGCTGAAG CTGATGTGTGAGCTTGGAAACAGCACCGTGAACCAGATCTACGAGGCCCGGTGTGAGGGTGTGGGCAGCAGGAAGCCCACGGCCAGCAGCCCCAG GCAGGACAAGGAGGCCTGGATCAAGGACAAATACGTGGAGAGGAAGTTCCTGCAGAAGCCGCCCACCGCACCAGCCCGAGAGGCCCCGAGGCGCTGGCGGGCGCAGAAGTGCCAACGCCCCCACAGCTCCCCCCGCGCCCCCACTGCCCTCCGCAAGGCCCGTCTGGAGCCCGTCCTGCCCTGCCTCGCGGCCCTGTCCTCAG CAGGCACCCTGGACCGCAGGTTCCGCCGGGACTCCCTCTTCTGCCCAGACGAGCTGGACTCCCTCTTCTCCTACTTCGATGCCGGGGCTGCCGGGGCTGGTCCGCGAA GTCTGAGCAGCGACAGTGGTCTGGGCGGCAGCTCAGACGGCAGCTCGGACGTCCTGGCCTTCGGCGCGGGCTCCGTGGTGGACAGCGTCAGGGAGGAGG AGGGCGCGGAGTCTGAGGAGTCCAGCGGCGAGGTGGATGCGGAGACTGAGGCTGAGGCCTGGGGCCTGGCGGACGTGCGCGAGCTGCACCCGGGGCTACTGGCGCACCGTGCGGCGCGGACCGGAGACCTCCCCGCGCTGGTCGCGGCGCTGGCCCATGGGGCCGAGGTCAACTGGGTCGACTcggaggaggagggcaggacgCCGCTGGTGCAGGCCGTGCTGGGG GGCTCCTTGATCGCCTGTGAGTTTCTCCTGCAAAACGGAGCGGACGTGAACCAAAGAGACAGCCGGGGCCGGGCGCCCCTGCACCACGCCACGCTGCTGGGCCGCACCGG GTCTGCCTGCTGCTGA